One part of the Candidatus Anaeroferrophillus wilburensis genome encodes these proteins:
- the rplL gene encoding 50S ribosomal protein L7/L12 codes for MTKNDVIAFIENMTVLELSELVKELEEKFGVSAAAPMAMAAMPAAAAAAPAEEQTEFDVILTGFGDKKIQVIKVVREITGLGLKEAKALVEEAPKPLKEAVAKDEADQLVKKIEEAGGTAEVK; via the coding sequence ATTACCAAAAACGATGTAATAGCATTTATTGAAAATATGACAGTTCTTGAACTTTCAGAGCTGGTGAAAGAGCTTGAGGAAAAGTTCGGCGTTTCAGCCGCCGCTCCCATGGCGATGGCTGCCATGCCGGCGGCCGCAGCTGCCGCCCCGGCGGAAGAGCAGACCGAATTTGATGTTATCCTGACTGGTTTTGGCGACAAGAAAATTCAGGTTATCAAAGTGGTACGTGAAATTACCGGCCTGGGACTGAAAGAAGCCAAGGCGCTGGTTGAAGAAGCTCCGAAGCCGCTCAAAGAAGCAGTGGCAAAAGATGAAGCCGACCAACTGGTTAAAAAGATTGAAGAAGCCGGCGGTACGGCAGAAGTTAAATAA
- the rplJ gene encoding 50S ribosomal protein L10, whose amino-acid sequence MDKSDKQAMVEYLSTQFAKAQAAFLTDYRGLDVEKISDLRNRLGAQGSEYRVIKNTLAKIAAQGTIIENCKEQLQGPNAMALVFDDPAAAAKTLVEFAEKESKLEIKGGVLGGTVLSVADISHLASLPGREVLLAQVLGTMNAVPGGLVNVLSGVVRSLVQVLSAVQEAKEQA is encoded by the coding sequence GTGGATAAATCGGATAAGCAAGCCATGGTTGAATATCTTTCAACCCAGTTTGCCAAGGCGCAAGCAGCTTTTCTGACCGATTACCGTGGACTTGATGTTGAAAAGATTTCAGATTTGCGTAATCGTTTGGGGGCGCAGGGTAGTGAATACCGGGTAATCAAGAATACCCTGGCGAAAATAGCCGCCCAGGGAACGATTATTGAAAACTGCAAGGAACAGTTGCAGGGGCCCAATGCCATGGCCCTGGTCTTTGATGACCCGGCAGCGGCTGCCAAAACTCTGGTTGAATTTGCTGAAAAAGAAAGCAAACTGGAGATTAAAGGTGGCGTTCTGGGTGGTACGGTGCTGAGTGTGGCGGACATCTCTCACCTGGCGTCGCTGCCCGGCAGAGAAGTTCTGCTGGCCCAGGTATTGGGGACGATGAATGCTGTCCCCGGCGGTTTGGTAAACGTTCTGAGCGGTGTGGTCAGATCATTGGTGCAGGTTTTAAGTGCAGTGCAGGAGGCCAAAGAACAGGCGTAA
- a CDS encoding 50S ribosomal protein L1: protein MAKRGKKYLASKAKVEHLQKYSLIDAFSLVKELAPAKFDETVDVAIRLGVDPRQADQMVRGAVLLPHGTGKTVRVVVFAKGEKEKEARDAGADEVGADDLAQKISEGWLDFDKAVATPDMMGVVGKLGRVLGPRGLMPNPKVGTVTFDVAKAVQDIKAGKVDFRVEKAGIIHAPLGKVSFAAEQLEDNAKALIELLNRMKPSSSKGVYMKAITISSTMGPGVDVDLASLKL, encoded by the coding sequence ATGGCTAAACGAGGAAAAAAATACCTGGCGAGTAAAGCCAAGGTAGAGCACTTGCAGAAATACTCCCTGATCGATGCTTTTTCCCTGGTCAAGGAGCTGGCCCCGGCAAAATTTGACGAAACCGTTGATGTGGCCATTCGACTGGGAGTTGACCCCCGTCAGGCGGACCAGATGGTTCGGGGCGCGGTGCTCCTTCCCCATGGAACGGGGAAGACGGTCCGGGTGGTGGTTTTTGCTAAAGGGGAAAAAGAGAAGGAAGCCCGTGATGCTGGTGCGGACGAAGTCGGTGCCGATGACCTGGCCCAGAAGATCAGTGAAGGCTGGCTGGACTTTGATAAAGCGGTTGCCACTCCCGACATGATGGGTGTTGTGGGTAAGCTCGGCCGGGTTCTCGGACCCCGCGGTTTGATGCCGAACCCCAAGGTTGGTACGGTCACCTTTGATGTTGCCAAGGCGGTGCAGGATATCAAGGCGGGTAAAGTTGATTTCAGAGTGGAGAAGGCCGGCATTATCCATGCGCCGTTGGGCAAAGTATCCTTTGCCGCCGAGCAGCTGGAAGATAACGCCAAGGCCCTGATTGAACTGCTCAATAGAATGAAGCCTTCCTCCAGCAAGGGGGTCTACATGAAGGCGATAACCATTTCATCCACCATGGGGCCTGGGGTCGACGTCGACCTTGCCAGCCTGAAATTATAA
- the rplK gene encoding 50S ribosomal protein L11: MAKKVIGLIKLQIPAGSANPSPPVGPALGQHGVNIMEFCKAFNAKTQQQQGMIIPVVITVYADRSFSFITKTPPASDLLKKAAKVEKGSSEPNKKKIGKVTKAQVEEIAQLKMPDLNATTLEAARKIIEGSARSMGIEVK, translated from the coding sequence ATGGCAAAAAAAGTTATTGGTTTAATCAAGCTGCAGATACCGGCCGGCTCGGCGAACCCGTCTCCCCCTGTAGGACCGGCGCTGGGGCAGCATGGTGTCAATATTATGGAGTTTTGCAAGGCCTTCAATGCTAAAACGCAGCAGCAGCAAGGCATGATTATCCCGGTGGTCATCACGGTGTATGCTGACCGTTCCTTCAGCTTCATTACCAAGACCCCGCCGGCGTCTGATCTGCTGAAAAAGGCTGCCAAGGTTGAAAAAGGGTCAAGCGAGCCGAATAAAAAGAAGATTGGCAAGGTCACGAAAGCCCAGGTTGAGGAGATTGCCCAGTTGAAAATGCCCGATCTGAATGCTACAACCCTTGAGGCGGCAAGGAAAATAATTGAGGGTTCGGCGCGAAGTATGGGGATTGAGGTTAAATAG
- the nusG gene encoding transcription termination/antitermination protein NusG, whose product MTKKWYVIHAYSGYENKVKQSLEERIKLYHMESCFDEVVVPTEQVIEMVKGKKRTSHRKFFPGYVLVKMELNDETWHVVKDTPKVTGFVGGGRAPRSISEEEAQTLLNRIAEGEMKPKPKIDFEVGENVRVTEGPFANFTGSVDDILLDKGKVRVLVSIFGRPTPIEIEFGQIEKI is encoded by the coding sequence ATGACAAAAAAGTGGTATGTCATCCATGCCTATTCAGGGTATGAGAATAAGGTTAAACAGTCTCTGGAAGAGCGGATTAAACTCTATCATATGGAGAGCTGTTTTGATGAGGTGGTAGTGCCCACTGAACAGGTTATTGAGATGGTCAAGGGCAAGAAAAGGACCTCTCATCGTAAGTTTTTTCCCGGCTATGTACTGGTGAAAATGGAGCTTAATGATGAAACCTGGCATGTGGTAAAGGATACCCCGAAGGTTACCGGCTTCGTCGGCGGCGGACGGGCCCCTCGATCGATCTCTGAGGAGGAGGCCCAGACCCTGTTGAACCGGATAGCCGAGGGGGAGATGAAGCCGAAGCCCAAAATCGATTTTGAAGTTGGTGAGAATGTTCGGGTTACCGAGGGACCTTTTGCCAATTTCACCGGCTCAGTGGATGACATCCTGCTTGATAAAGGGAAGGTTCGGGTGCTGGTCAGTATTTTCGGCCGGCCGACTCCCATTGAGATTGAATTTGGCCAGATTGAGAAGATCTAG